A stretch of the Bacillus sp. FJAT-18017 genome encodes the following:
- a CDS encoding ABC transporter ATP-binding protein, whose protein sequence is MSELLLEVHGLKKYFPITGGLFGRKRGEVKAVDDVSFYVKKGETLGIVGESGCGKSTTGRLLMRLIEASDGRVTFEDREITRMSKSELRKIRRDIQMVFQDPYASLNPRNSVEQILEEPLIVHGIGTKEERKKRVKEMLEVVGLSSYHAKRYPHQFSGGQRQRIGIARALMTKPKLVIADEPVSALDVSIQAQVLNLMKEIQKEFQLTYIFIAHDLGVVRHISDRVGVMYLGRLIELADSEELYENPLHPYTQALLSAVPIPDPDLKKQTNLIEGELPSPSNPPSGCAFHTRCSQCMDICKTVRPEEINLNGHVVACHLYNG, encoded by the coding sequence ATGTCGGAGTTACTTCTTGAAGTCCATGGCCTGAAAAAATACTTCCCGATTACCGGCGGACTATTTGGCAGAAAGCGTGGAGAGGTCAAGGCAGTCGATGATGTTTCATTTTATGTTAAAAAAGGAGAAACGTTAGGGATTGTCGGGGAAAGCGGCTGCGGCAAATCGACAACAGGAAGATTGCTAATGCGCTTAATTGAAGCAAGCGACGGAAGAGTTACCTTTGAAGACAGAGAAATTACGAGGATGTCGAAATCCGAACTCAGAAAAATTCGAAGAGATATCCAAATGGTTTTCCAGGATCCGTATGCATCCTTAAACCCAAGGAATTCAGTGGAACAAATTTTGGAGGAGCCATTGATTGTCCACGGAATCGGCACAAAAGAAGAGCGAAAAAAACGCGTCAAGGAAATGCTTGAAGTTGTCGGGCTAAGCAGCTATCATGCCAAACGCTATCCGCACCAATTCAGCGGCGGCCAGCGCCAGCGAATTGGAATTGCCCGGGCATTGATGACCAAACCGAAACTTGTTATTGCCGATGAGCCTGTGTCCGCTTTGGATGTTTCCATCCAGGCACAAGTTCTAAATTTGATGAAGGAAATTCAAAAAGAGTTTCAGCTCACTTACATATTTATTGCCCATGATCTCGGAGTTGTGCGCCATATCAGTGATCGGGTCGGCGTCATGTATTTGGGGAGATTAATAGAGTTGGCAGACAGCGAGGAACTGTATGAAAATCCGCTGCATCCATATACACAAGCATTATTGTCCGCAGTTCCAATACCTGATCCGGATTTGAAAAAGCAGACGAACCTGATAGAAGGTGAACTGCCAAGCCCATCCAATCCGCCATCAGGCTGTGCATTCCATACAAGATGCTCACAATGCATGGATATATGCAAAACGGTTAGGCCAGAAGAAATCAATCTGAATGGTCATGTTGTTGCCTGCCACTTATATAACGGGTGA